In Kordiimonas pumila, a single genomic region encodes these proteins:
- a CDS encoding TRAP transporter small permease, producing the protein MFGEGQKVAGNVPRLQLISACVAVVEKRLAGLIGVVVFLLITANIICRLLRLPVFWIDELAIYAMIWMAFLAASAGIQGRDHIVVTLVADRLSAQAQKFLSYFVDLVMLVFGGILLVLAWVWFAPYDLIIAGGDVTEFSENTLNFIYSEPTSAIGLPKFLFWLIMPIFSFTICLHSLAHLLSVRIVNLPEKSKVSAFQKEGE; encoded by the coding sequence GTGTTCGGTGAGGGACAAAAGGTGGCCGGTAATGTGCCAAGGCTTCAGCTTATTAGTGCTTGCGTTGCCGTTGTGGAAAAGCGGTTGGCGGGTTTGATTGGCGTTGTTGTTTTTCTGCTGATTACAGCAAATATTATTTGTCGACTGTTGCGGTTACCAGTTTTCTGGATTGATGAATTGGCAATTTATGCCATGATATGGATGGCTTTTTTAGCTGCGTCGGCTGGCATTCAGGGGCGGGATCATATCGTTGTAACTCTTGTCGCGGACAGGCTCTCAGCGCAGGCACAAAAGTTTCTAAGTTATTTTGTTGATCTTGTGATGCTGGTGTTTGGTGGCATTCTTCTGGTTTTGGCGTGGGTGTGGTTTGCGCCGTATGATCTCATTATTGCGGGTGGAGATGTTACTGAATTCTCAGAAAATACCTTAAACTTTATCTATAGCGAGCCAACATCTGCGATTGGGCTGCCTAAATTTTTGTTCTGGCTTATTATGCCGATTTTTAGTTTCACGATTTGCCTCCACAGCTTGGCGCATTTGCTTTCAGTTAGGATAGTGAATCTGCCAGAAAAAAGCAAAGTCAGTGCTTTTCAAAAGGAGGGTGAATAA
- a CDS encoding TRAP transporter large permease gives MLPIGFFLTLLLLGVPIAFVLVLSAVFLVLISGDHVLFLSFHQQFFGGMEQYGLLALPLFIVVGELMGVGGMARRLVALAGLFVGNLRGGLAYVNLLANALMASILGSAVAQISVMNKVMTPEMEKQGYTRLYSVALTTSGGLLAPILPPSMLFVVYGVLAQISIGDMFIAGIVPGLMLVAGFIAVIFILGFFYEYPDTEQAVRVHWLTCLRDGVPAVLVPVVIVASILGGIATPTEAAALAGLTAIFVGCFIYKELTVKDIGPVFVRSAMTSGMILVLIGAAQIFGFVITFEQIPGQIVNWITSVASSELQFLLLLNLLLLMVGMFIDAIAALIIVVPLLLPVAVNVFGLSPFHFGVIVCLNLALGLVTPPIGAGLFVAASVSGEKAGAIAKAILPFVAVTVLVLLLLCLFPALVII, from the coding sequence ATGTTGCCCATTGGTTTTTTCCTGACACTGTTATTACTCGGTGTGCCAATTGCTTTTGTGTTGGTTCTCTCGGCTGTTTTTTTAGTGCTCATTAGCGGCGATCATGTTCTTTTTCTGTCGTTTCATCAGCAGTTTTTTGGAGGTATGGAGCAATACGGACTGCTTGCTTTACCTCTCTTTATTGTTGTTGGTGAACTGATGGGGGTTGGCGGTATGGCGCGGCGACTGGTTGCACTTGCTGGTTTATTCGTTGGGAATCTGCGTGGTGGTCTTGCCTATGTGAACCTGCTTGCAAATGCCTTGATGGCTTCCATTCTGGGAAGTGCGGTCGCACAAATTTCTGTCATGAACAAGGTTATGACACCTGAAATGGAAAAGCAGGGGTATACAAGATTATATTCTGTAGCGCTTACCACGAGTGGCGGCCTTTTGGCCCCCATTTTACCGCCTTCAATGCTATTCGTTGTTTACGGTGTTCTGGCACAAATCTCTATTGGAGATATGTTTATTGCCGGGATTGTACCTGGGCTTATGCTGGTTGCTGGCTTTATTGCTGTTATATTTATTCTTGGATTTTTTTATGAATACCCTGATACAGAGCAAGCGGTAAGGGTTCACTGGCTAACTTGTCTGCGTGACGGTGTGCCAGCAGTTTTGGTGCCGGTTGTGATTGTTGCTAGTATTCTTGGGGGGATTGCAACGCCGACTGAAGCTGCTGCCCTTGCTGGTCTTACAGCTATTTTTGTGGGCTGTTTTATATACAAAGAGCTGACTGTAAAGGATATAGGACCTGTATTCGTGCGATCAGCAATGACGTCTGGTATGATACTTGTGCTTATTGGGGCTGCGCAAATATTTGGATTTGTTATTACTTTTGAGCAGATCCCGGGGCAAATTGTAAACTGGATTACATCTGTAGCATCGTCAGAATTACAGTTTCTGCTGCTATTAAACCTCTTGTTGCTGATGGTAGGTATGTTTATTGACGCCATTGCTGCATTGATTATTGTAGTACCGCTGTTACTGCCTGTCGCCGTGAATGTGTTTGGTTTAAGCCCGTTTCATTTTGGTGTTATTGTATGCTTGAACCTTGCATTAGGGCTTGTGACACCACCTATAGGCGCGGGGTTATTTGTTGCAGCCTCGGTTTCGGGTGAAAAGGCGGGTGCAATTGCAAAGGCAATTTTGCCGTTTGTTGCTGTCACTGTTTTAGTGCTTTTGTTGCTGTGCCTATTTCCAGCCCTTGTGATTATATAG
- a CDS encoding TonB-dependent receptor plug domain-containing protein: MNRTQSILGFSQKKLINKALSGVALGAMMSTVSAVYAQESDSDESFQFEEIVVTGSNIRGASVVGGAVLTIGKEELEKSGRATVADYLRELPSNLAGGVGMSDEGMSGQDTGAEGANLSGGQGVNLRGLGALSTLVLVNGRRLAASGQFGDFVDVSSIPSAAIERVEVLQDGASAIYGSDAVGGVVNFILKRQLDAPVSTARIGTATEGGGTELMLSHIHGLNWDTGHAVIGAEYYTRGNVAATDRDRYASGSDFSAVGGVNWPDYTLHIGEAANIFQGGVGSIASPVGATVPQGTNASLTNADLIPATGGIGNTYNVYDRRDLLPDVERKSIFASFDQDLAEGVTLFGDLRYSERESKYELGYSTLVTHQLTSSSPFYINDIDPSLAAANGNIAFGKVITDRPETRDSSSKHLSGQIGLKVDLFSDWQAEAIYSYAKEDQFRHTEQMKNASGSADWMACALGSTSTVCDGYDITPYNPFSTDALTDAQLEEYYGTEDLEFDSKVSQVSLKADGSLFSLPAGDVKLAVGVDYRVETMGGYLVFDTLSVAGSEGPYDETQRKAYSAFAEAFIPVTEMLDVSIAGRYEEFSGTGDYNTFDPKVGVDFRPVEGLKLTGSWGTSFHAPPMRFENDSPQPLPGGNAAFLLPASRFGPCDSDLLTFNGVVGTPGTAGEQCSFSVIINSGGAGPGVLQPESAETWTVGFDFEPVAVPGLKFSASYFNIKVDDRIQRIQSSQLNDILAEYFATGGGGPFASALNVNPSVATAQAIIDNPKFLGTFGPPVANTAADVAMIVNATQINIASLKEQGFDFAITYDFMVDDIDVGLFAYGTYLTKYALQAAPGLAFEDRLGKYDPANGSPVKLRSKQGVSLAKGPFDGRVTVNYTDSYECDLCYVPDATGAPVITSTPLKIDSWVTVDLDMSWDLSDFGGMADGTRLNFQVTNLFNSEAPFLDGGTGADDALPTAYDAANHTIIGRTVALTFTKTW; the protein is encoded by the coding sequence ATGAATAGAACACAATCTATTCTAGGGTTCAGTCAGAAAAAGCTTATTAATAAAGCACTGAGTGGCGTTGCACTGGGGGCAATGATGTCCACAGTATCTGCTGTTTATGCACAAGAAAGCGATTCAGATGAATCGTTTCAGTTTGAAGAAATTGTTGTTACCGGTTCTAATATTCGCGGCGCTTCTGTTGTTGGCGGCGCGGTTCTGACAATTGGCAAAGAAGAGCTAGAGAAAAGTGGCCGCGCTACTGTGGCGGATTATCTTCGTGAATTGCCATCAAACCTTGCCGGCGGTGTTGGTATGTCTGATGAAGGCATGAGCGGGCAGGACACTGGTGCAGAGGGGGCTAACCTCTCTGGTGGTCAGGGGGTTAACCTTCGCGGGCTTGGCGCTTTGTCTACACTTGTACTTGTAAATGGGCGTAGGCTGGCCGCGTCTGGTCAGTTTGGCGATTTTGTTGATGTCAGTAGCATACCGTCTGCAGCGATTGAGCGTGTAGAAGTTCTACAGGACGGTGCTTCAGCAATTTATGGTTCTGATGCAGTTGGTGGTGTTGTAAACTTTATCCTTAAACGCCAACTTGATGCACCTGTTTCTACGGCGCGTATTGGCACGGCAACAGAAGGTGGCGGCACCGAGTTGATGCTCAGCCACATTCACGGCTTGAACTGGGATACCGGGCATGCTGTTATTGGCGCAGAATATTACACGCGCGGTAATGTGGCGGCTACTGACCGTGATCGTTATGCAAGTGGAAGTGACTTTAGTGCGGTTGGTGGTGTTAACTGGCCAGATTATACACTTCATATTGGCGAAGCTGCTAATATTTTCCAAGGCGGTGTGGGTAGTATTGCATCACCTGTTGGTGCAACGGTTCCTCAGGGTACAAATGCAAGTCTTACAAATGCTGACTTAATACCTGCAACAGGTGGTATTGGTAATACATATAATGTGTATGACCGACGTGATCTTTTGCCGGATGTTGAACGCAAAAGCATTTTTGCTTCTTTTGATCAAGATTTGGCAGAAGGCGTTACTCTGTTTGGTGACCTGCGGTATTCCGAGCGTGAATCTAAATACGAACTTGGATATTCAACTCTTGTTACACACCAGTTAACATCATCTAGCCCTTTCTATATCAACGATATAGATCCAAGCTTGGCAGCCGCGAACGGTAATATTGCTTTTGGTAAGGTTATTACAGATCGTCCTGAAACACGTGATTCATCTTCAAAGCACCTTAGTGGTCAAATTGGTTTGAAAGTTGATCTTTTCTCTGATTGGCAAGCTGAAGCAATTTATTCATATGCAAAAGAAGACCAGTTCCGTCATACTGAGCAGATGAAAAATGCCAGTGGTTCAGCTGACTGGATGGCTTGTGCTCTTGGAAGTACGTCGACTGTTTGTGATGGCTACGACATTACACCTTATAATCCTTTCTCAACAGATGCTTTAACAGACGCGCAGCTTGAAGAATATTACGGCACTGAGGATCTGGAGTTTGATTCAAAAGTAAGTCAGGTATCTCTTAAAGCTGATGGTTCATTATTCTCCTTGCCTGCTGGTGATGTAAAGCTTGCTGTTGGTGTTGATTACCGTGTTGAAACAATGGGCGGGTATCTAGTTTTTGATACGCTTTCTGTTGCTGGTAGTGAAGGCCCTTATGATGAGACACAGCGGAAGGCTTATTCAGCATTTGCAGAAGCATTTATTCCTGTAACGGAGATGCTTGATGTATCCATTGCTGGTCGCTATGAGGAGTTTTCTGGAACAGGTGACTATAATACTTTCGATCCTAAAGTAGGTGTGGATTTCCGCCCTGTTGAAGGTTTGAAGTTGACTGGTTCATGGGGTACATCTTTCCATGCTCCGCCAATGCGGTTTGAGAACGATTCACCTCAGCCACTTCCAGGTGGTAACGCAGCCTTCCTGCTGCCAGCATCGCGCTTTGGCCCCTGTGACAGCGATCTCTTGACATTTAACGGTGTTGTTGGAACGCCGGGTACTGCGGGTGAGCAATGTTCTTTCTCTGTGATCATTAACTCTGGTGGTGCTGGGCCGGGTGTTCTTCAGCCTGAAAGCGCTGAAACATGGACTGTTGGGTTTGATTTTGAGCCAGTAGCTGTTCCGGGTCTGAAGTTCAGTGCAAGCTACTTTAATATCAAAGTTGACGACCGTATTCAGCGGATACAGTCTAGCCAGCTTAATGATATTCTGGCTGAGTACTTTGCAACAGGCGGAGGCGGACCATTTGCTTCTGCATTGAATGTAAATCCAAGTGTTGCTACTGCTCAGGCAATTATTGACAACCCGAAGTTTCTTGGAACTTTTGGTCCACCAGTTGCAAATACCGCAGCTGATGTTGCTATGATTGTGAATGCAACCCAGATTAATATTGCTTCTCTTAAAGAGCAGGGCTTTGATTTTGCTATCACTTACGACTTTATGGTAGATGATATCGATGTTGGTTTGTTTGCCTATGGTACATACTTAACCAAGTATGCACTTCAAGCTGCACCTGGCCTCGCTTTTGAAGACCGGCTTGGCAAATATGACCCTGCAAATGGCTCACCTGTTAAGCTTCGTAGTAAACAGGGTGTGTCTCTTGCAAAAGGCCCGTTTGATGGCCGTGTAACTGTTAACTATACAGACAGCTATGAATGTGATCTTTGTTATGTTCCTGACGCAACTGGTGCGCCTGTCATAACATCTACACCTCTTAAAATTGATAGCTGGGTAACTGTTGATCTTGATATGTCATGGGATCTGTCTGACTTTGGCGGTATGGCCGATGGCACACGCCTTAATTTCCAGGTTACCAACCTATTTAACAGTGAAGCGCCCTTCCTTGATGGTGGTACAGGGGCAGATGATGCCTTACCAACAGCATATGATGCTGCGAACCACACCATCATTGGTCGTACAGTTGCTCTGACATTTACCAAAACTTGGTAA
- a CDS encoding TonB-dependent receptor, protein MFATTLPADEIHVTATPVSLGGVSAAYGIQTLTDEDLNESPELRLDEKLATLPAFSLFRRSGSQISHPTSQGVTLRSIGPNGAGRTLVLLDGVPQGDPFGGWVNWARLPLIDIETIDIVKGGGTGPWGNGALAGVILMNTRTPEEPETRFEGSYGSFNTVDVTGSTFVGQNGNGISLSANYYNSDGAYIVDKAQRGAADTRASGEGGWMRLKATTALGDRYRVSFTGGFSDEDNLNGTAYTGNGTRVWEGAVGLERIAEAGEWAAEANIYVRDQSFYSRFSGVSDDRQTETPALDQYDVPATAKGANLALRKQLTESFLFEMGGDIRRTKGATNEQYFYSGGEFIRDRSAGGVQTLGGIFTEAAITVTPKLDVSVGLRLDYWKNSGGYRREADLTINDLILDETYVGDSDVLPGGRAAFNWHMTDSISSFGSVYSGVRAPSLNELYRPFRVGSDITEANASLDIEKLYGAELGMQYQSKDGLQAKVTYFRNWLNDGVGNITLASTGGFYAPLGIFVPAGGSLSQRRNVDRVIVDGIEVDISIPVTEAVTLDTAYFWNNARISKNADDQGLVGNRLAQTAQHSGYLAIRWTPADAWLVRVSADIASKQYDDDQNSRVLPGYVTADVFISYALSTDMRVYVAGQNIFDKKVLTGLRSNGLQSIAEPANFRVGIKSVF, encoded by the coding sequence GTGTTTGCGACGACGCTGCCTGCTGATGAAATTCATGTAACAGCTACGCCCGTATCACTTGGCGGTGTGTCTGCCGCATACGGCATTCAAACCCTCACAGATGAAGACCTGAACGAGAGTCCAGAGCTTCGCTTGGATGAAAAACTAGCAACGCTACCGGCTTTTAGTCTGTTTCGGCGGTCAGGGAGTCAGATATCGCACCCTACATCGCAGGGCGTAACACTGCGATCCATTGGCCCAAATGGGGCGGGTAGAACCCTTGTTCTGCTTGATGGTGTACCGCAAGGTGACCCCTTTGGAGGCTGGGTAAACTGGGCGCGGTTACCACTGATAGATATTGAAACCATTGATATTGTTAAAGGTGGTGGTACAGGCCCTTGGGGTAATGGGGCACTGGCGGGCGTTATTCTTATGAATACGCGGACCCCCGAAGAACCAGAAACAAGGTTTGAGGGTTCATATGGGTCTTTTAATACGGTTGATGTGACGGGCAGTACCTTTGTTGGGCAAAACGGCAATGGTATTAGCCTGTCTGCAAATTATTATAATTCTGACGGGGCCTATATTGTTGATAAAGCCCAGCGCGGCGCAGCTGACACACGTGCGAGTGGTGAAGGCGGCTGGATGCGCTTAAAGGCCACGACTGCACTTGGTGACCGTTATAGAGTTAGCTTTACAGGCGGGTTTTCAGACGAAGATAACCTCAATGGCACAGCTTACACAGGTAATGGCACACGTGTATGGGAAGGTGCTGTAGGGCTCGAGCGTATAGCAGAAGCTGGGGAATGGGCTGCTGAGGCAAATATATATGTACGGGACCAGTCATTTTACAGCCGGTTTTCAGGAGTCTCAGATGATAGGCAAACTGAAACACCTGCTCTTGACCAGTATGATGTGCCCGCAACCGCCAAAGGAGCAAACCTGGCGCTGAGAAAACAGCTGACAGAAAGTTTTCTTTTTGAAATGGGGGGTGATATTCGCCGTACAAAAGGGGCGACGAATGAACAGTATTTTTATTCAGGTGGCGAGTTTATTCGCGACCGCAGCGCGGGCGGCGTTCAAACGCTCGGTGGCATCTTTACAGAAGCAGCGATTACTGTAACACCTAAGCTTGATGTTTCTGTTGGGCTTCGTCTTGATTACTGGAAAAACAGTGGTGGGTATCGCCGTGAAGCAGACCTGACCATTAATGATCTAATCCTTGATGAAACATATGTAGGGGACAGTGATGTTTTGCCTGGTGGTAGGGCTGCCTTTAATTGGCACATGACAGATAGTATCAGCAGTTTTGGATCTGTTTATAGTGGCGTTCGCGCGCCCAGCTTGAACGAATTATACCGGCCCTTTAGGGTGGGCAGTGATATCACAGAAGCTAATGCCTCCCTTGATATTGAGAAACTGTACGGCGCTGAATTGGGCATGCAATACCAGAGTAAAGACGGGTTGCAGGCTAAAGTTACCTATTTTCGTAACTGGCTGAACGACGGCGTCGGTAATATAACTCTGGCTTCAACTGGGGGCTTTTATGCACCGCTGGGCATTTTTGTGCCAGCAGGAGGTTCCCTATCTCAGCGCCGAAATGTTGACCGGGTTATTGTGGATGGTATTGAAGTTGATATATCCATTCCTGTAACTGAAGCCGTGACCCTTGATACTGCTTATTTTTGGAATAATGCCCGTATTAGCAAAAATGCTGATGATCAGGGCCTTGTTGGTAATCGCCTTGCGCAAACTGCACAGCACTCTGGGTATTTGGCAATCCGCTGGACACCAGCAGACGCATGGCTTGTACGTGTATCAGCGGATATTGCATCTAAGCAATATGATGACGATCAGAATAGCCGTGTATTGCCGGGTTATGTAACCGCAGATGTTTTTATCTCATATGCTTTGAGCACCGACATGCGTGTGTATGTGGCGGGGCAGAATATCTTTGATAAAAAAGTGCTAACAGGTTTGCGCTCAAATGGACTGCAGTCCATTGCAGAGCCTGCCAATTTTAGGGTTGGCATCAAAAGCGTTTTTTAA
- the mobA gene encoding molybdenum cofactor guanylyltransferase — translation MSLPLVTGVILAGGASSRMGVDKAEVQIRGVRMLDHMRDILKHAGINHINVLGRPSEPGGIPDTEPHTGPAIGLWHYLRIQPENSRHLIVPVDMPNLDTAIINQLIEQRQWAYYNQNPLPLLAIASSETTTDRPLTIRALLQAHNAISLPLPESAKTVFANINTVSDLAKWQ, via the coding sequence ATGAGCCTACCCCTTGTCACTGGCGTTATTCTGGCGGGTGGCGCCTCTAGCAGAATGGGTGTTGATAAAGCCGAAGTGCAAATCCGGGGTGTGCGCATGCTCGACCATATGCGTGATATTCTAAAACACGCAGGTATAAACCACATCAATGTTCTGGGGCGACCATCAGAACCCGGTGGTATACCCGACACAGAACCCCATACTGGCCCTGCTATCGGGCTTTGGCACTATTTACGCATACAGCCAGAAAACAGCAGGCATCTGATTGTGCCTGTCGACATGCCTAACCTTGACACAGCCATTATCAACCAGCTTATAGAACAAAGGCAGTGGGCTTATTACAACCAAAATCCACTACCGCTTTTAGCGATTGCTTCAAGTGAAACCACAACTGACCGACCATTGACTATACGCGCTCTACTACAGGCACATAATGCGATTAGCTTACCATTACCAGAAAGTGCAAAAACAGTGTTTGCGAATATAAACACTGTTTCTGACCTAGCTAAATGGCAATAA
- a CDS encoding ABC transporter permease, translating into MTRQISQIWIVVMMNILSLPRRLWMSLAAIIAIAVVVAVLLSFLSMTNGFKDTLEGTGSESVAIITRSGSKSELNSVLSGETVNIVSTAPGIAKNADGTPEFSPELYVIVDGTKRSSGTDANLPMRGISRKGFELRDHVEIIEGRVFEPGKNEIIVGESVQREFTGFELNKKIRFGKTEWEVVGIFSTGGSAFESELWADTLVLQSQFQRQNSFQTIRLRLAELGNISGIEEMIKNDPRLILDVQTEADYFREQGDALNYIVYFGWGLSIIMALGALAGALNTMYTSVAARTQEIATLRALGFSNISAFFGTLAESLILSIIGGFIGATVSFLFMDGLSTSTMGASFTQVVFTFELSPELFVNGAILAVLIGLIGGFFPAWRAARLPVVLAFKGGA; encoded by the coding sequence ATGACCAGACAAATTTCACAGATTTGGATCGTTGTTATGATGAATATTCTGAGCTTGCCTCGCAGGCTTTGGATGTCTCTGGCAGCTATCATTGCCATTGCTGTTGTTGTCGCCGTTTTATTATCTTTCCTGTCAATGACCAATGGTTTCAAAGACACACTTGAAGGAACAGGGTCTGAATCAGTTGCAATTATTACCCGTAGCGGATCAAAGTCAGAACTCAACAGCGTCCTTTCTGGCGAAACAGTGAATATTGTTTCAACAGCACCCGGCATAGCCAAAAACGCCGATGGCACACCTGAGTTTTCTCCTGAGTTATATGTGATTGTAGACGGTACCAAACGCTCTTCCGGCACTGATGCCAACCTGCCTATGCGTGGTATTTCACGAAAAGGTTTTGAACTGCGTGATCATGTGGAAATTATAGAAGGCCGAGTTTTTGAACCTGGTAAAAATGAAATTATTGTGGGGGAAAGTGTTCAGCGTGAATTTACAGGTTTTGAACTAAACAAAAAGATACGCTTTGGTAAAACAGAATGGGAAGTTGTTGGTATATTTTCAACTGGTGGTTCTGCCTTTGAAAGCGAACTTTGGGCAGACACTCTTGTCCTGCAAAGCCAGTTTCAACGCCAAAACAGTTTTCAGACAATTCGCCTAAGGCTTGCAGAGCTGGGAAACATTAGCGGCATTGAAGAAATGATCAAAAACGACCCGCGCCTTATTCTTGATGTGCAAACCGAGGCAGACTACTTCCGCGAACAAGGTGATGCCCTAAACTATATTGTCTATTTTGGCTGGGGCCTTAGCATTATCATGGCACTTGGTGCCCTAGCCGGTGCCTTGAACACTATGTATACATCGGTTGCCGCCCGAACACAGGAAATCGCAACCCTAAGGGCGCTCGGTTTTAGCAATATTTCCGCATTTTTTGGGACCCTCGCAGAATCGCTTATATTATCTATTATTGGTGGCTTCATTGGGGCTACAGTCTCTTTCCTGTTTATGGACGGCCTGTCCACATCCACAATGGGGGCAAGCTTCACACAGGTTGTATTCACCTTTGAGCTATCACCTGAGCTATTTGTAAACGGTGCTATTCTTGCTGTGCTCATTGGTCTCATTGGCGGCTTTTTCCCAGCGTGGCGCGCAGCAAGGCTACCTGTTGTTCTTGCCTTTAAAGGCGGGGCATGA
- a CDS encoding ABC transporter permease translates to MNDFYLIFKNLVRKPLRLFLTTFAIFIAFMIHAVLGSFMGAFDAGVELAADDRLITVNKINFTQPLPVSYYNKIRAVKGVAEAAHLNWFGGYYQDPQNQVMTFAVSEDTLLDVYSDLVIPDDQAKNWKMNRRGLLVGEMQAKAQGWKVGDTIPLNSNIFSKDDGSSTWDFVIEGIYKGTSPQVDTNSVYMHYDYYNETKSFDADYLGFIGIKTIDPAVNEYVIKTIDDMFVNSPYETETVPEKVFNAGFVEQIGDISLILSSVIFAAFFIILVIVGNSMVLAIRERTREIGVMKTLGFESPRIFKMVLAESLMLSFLGGLLGLGVAYMLLHFVVNQLPMPLPDLIITPLLAAKALGIMAFLGFVTGIIPAFNALRLNIITAMKS, encoded by the coding sequence ATGAACGATTTTTACCTGATCTTTAAAAATTTGGTGAGAAAGCCGTTGCGGCTGTTCCTTACAACCTTTGCCATTTTCATTGCCTTTATGATCCATGCTGTTCTTGGGTCATTTATGGGGGCATTTGATGCTGGTGTTGAATTGGCGGCAGATGACCGACTGATAACAGTAAACAAAATTAATTTTACGCAGCCTCTACCCGTCTCCTATTATAATAAGATCCGTGCAGTGAAAGGCGTGGCTGAAGCTGCTCACCTAAACTGGTTCGGTGGCTATTACCAAGACCCACAAAATCAGGTTATGACATTTGCTGTCAGCGAAGATACCCTTCTGGATGTATATTCTGATCTTGTTATACCAGACGATCAGGCCAAAAATTGGAAAATGAACCGCAGAGGCTTGCTGGTTGGGGAAATGCAGGCAAAAGCACAAGGCTGGAAGGTCGGCGACACTATTCCTCTAAACTCAAACATTTTCTCAAAAGACGATGGCAGCAGTACATGGGATTTTGTCATTGAAGGTATTTATAAAGGCACCTCACCGCAAGTTGATACCAATTCGGTTTATATGCACTATGACTATTACAATGAAACAAAGTCATTCGACGCTGATTACCTTGGATTTATAGGTATTAAGACTATTGATCCGGCGGTAAACGAATATGTTATCAAGACAATCGATGATATGTTTGTAAACTCTCCTTACGAAACAGAAACAGTCCCTGAAAAAGTTTTTAATGCAGGCTTTGTCGAGCAGATCGGAGATATTAGCCTGATTTTATCGTCAGTTATATTTGCGGCCTTTTTTATCATTCTAGTTATCGTCGGCAACTCCATGGTGCTGGCTATTAGAGAGCGCACACGCGAAATTGGTGTTATGAAAACACTGGGGTTTGAATCACCACGTATTTTTAAAATGGTGCTAGCAGAATCCTTGATGCTGTCATTCCTTGGTGGGCTTTTAGGGCTTGGTGTTGCCTACATGCTGCTACATTTTGTTGTTAATCAGCTCCCTATGCCCCTGCCAGACCTGATTATCACGCCCCTACTTGCCGCAAAGGCACTGGGCATCATGGCATTTCTGGGTTTTGTTACCGGGATTATTCCAGCCTTTAATGCCCTGAGGCTCAATATTATTACCGCCATGAAAAGCTAG
- a CDS encoding ABC transporter ATP-binding protein, whose protein sequence is MTDDILYNLKNVEKSFVKGKEKITVFDNLDMAIKEGDFLAIMGPSGSGKTTLLNMLGGVDQPTGGEVWFDGSRVDTLNEGQLARWRAGNIGFIFQFYNLMPMLNAARNVELPLLLTNLGKSQRQKSVAAALELVGLSDRANHMIDEMSGGQQQRVAIARAIVSDPKLLLCDEPTGDLDRATADEILSMLQLLNREFGKTIVMVTHDPEAAKYAKRTVHLDKGQFVEKEMLV, encoded by the coding sequence ATGACAGACGACATCCTCTATAACCTTAAGAATGTTGAAAAAAGTTTTGTAAAGGGTAAGGAAAAAATCACCGTATTTGATAATCTCGATATGGCGATAAAAGAAGGTGATTTTCTAGCTATCATGGGGCCTTCCGGCTCTGGCAAAACCACCCTCCTTAACATGCTTGGCGGTGTTGATCAGCCAACAGGCGGGGAAGTTTGGTTTGATGGCAGTCGTGTTGACACATTGAATGAAGGGCAGCTTGCTCGGTGGCGTGCCGGTAACATTGGCTTTATCTTCCAGTTCTATAATCTCATGCCTATGCTAAATGCTGCACGAAATGTAGAACTGCCGCTTTTATTAACCAATCTTGGTAAAAGCCAACGCCAGAAAAGTGTAGCGGCAGCCCTTGAGCTTGTTGGTCTATCTGACCGTGCAAATCACATGATTGATGAAATGTCTGGCGGACAGCAACAGCGAGTAGCGATCGCCCGCGCGATTGTCTCTGACCCTAAACTCCTGCTATGCGATGAGCCAACAGGTGACCTTGACCGCGCTACAGCCGATGAAATTCTCAGCATGTTACAGCTTTTAAACCGTGAATTTGGTAAAACGATTGTAATGGTAACGCATGACCCCGAAGCGGCTAAATACGCGAAACGTACCGTTCATCTTGATAAAGGCCAGTTTGTTGAGAAGGAAATGCTGGTATGA